A genomic stretch from Flavobacterium sp. KS-LB2 includes:
- a CDS encoding pyruvate dehydrogenase complex E1 component subunit beta — protein sequence MRTIQFREAICEAMSEEMRHDESIYLMGEEVAEYNGAYKASKGMLAEFGEKRVIDTPIAELGFTGIAVGSAMNGCRPIVEYMTFNFCLVGIDQIINNAAKMRQMTGGQFNVPIVFRGPTASAGQLGATHSQALENWFANTPGLKVVVPSTVYDAKGLLKAAIRDNDPVIFMESEQMYGDKGEVPDGEYVIPLGVADIKREGTDVTIVSFGKIIKEAHIAADELAKEGISCEIIDLRTVRPMDYETILTSVKKTNRLVVLEEAWPFASVASEITYIVQERAFDFLDAPIQRITTADTPAPYSPVLLKEWLPNAGDVVKAVKKVMYKK from the coding sequence ATGAGAACGATACAATTTAGAGAGGCCATTTGCGAAGCGATGAGTGAAGAAATGCGTCACGATGAGTCCATATACTTAATGGGTGAAGAAGTTGCTGAATATAATGGTGCCTACAAAGCATCTAAAGGAATGCTTGCTGAATTTGGCGAGAAAAGAGTTATTGATACTCCTATCGCAGAGCTTGGTTTTACTGGTATTGCAGTAGGATCAGCAATGAACGGATGCAGACCTATTGTGGAATACATGACATTCAATTTTTGTTTGGTAGGTATTGATCAAATTATAAATAACGCTGCCAAAATGCGTCAGATGACTGGTGGACAATTTAATGTGCCAATTGTTTTTCGTGGTCCAACAGCTTCGGCAGGACAATTAGGAGCGACTCACTCACAAGCATTAGAAAACTGGTTTGCGAACACTCCGGGTCTTAAAGTGGTAGTTCCCTCTACTGTTTATGACGCAAAAGGATTGTTGAAAGCAGCTATTCGTGATAATGACCCTGTGATTTTCATGGAATCAGAACAAATGTATGGTGATAAAGGGGAAGTACCAGATGGTGAATATGTAATTCCGCTTGGAGTTGCTGATATCAAACGTGAAGGAACGGATGTAACAATCGTTTCTTTTGGGAAAATCATCAAAGAAGCTCATATTGCTGCTGACGAATTAGCCAAAGAAGGAATTTCATGTGAGATTATCGATTTGAGAACGGTTCGTCCTATGGATTATGAGACTATTTTAACATCAGTTAAAAAAACAAATAGATTAGTAGTTCTTGAAGAAGCTTGGCCTTTTGCAAGTGTCGCTTCGGAGATTACGTATATTGTTCAAGAACGTGCTTTTGATTTCTTGGATGCGCCTATTCAACGCATCACAACTGCGGATACTCCAGCACCATACTCTCCAGTATTACTGAAAGAATGGTTGCCAAATGCTGGTGACGTGGTAAAAGCTGTTAAAAAAGTAATGTATAAAAAATAG
- a CDS encoding electron transfer flavoprotein subunit beta/FixA family protein: MKILVCISHVPDTTSKINFVNGDSEFDTNGVQYVINPNDEFGLTRAIWFQEQQGATVTVVNVGGPETEPTLRKALAIGANEAIRVNATPTDGFFVAKQLAEVIKNGGYDVIIAGKESLDYNGGMVPGMIAGILGYNFLNSCTSLTVDGTSVKAVREIDGGKETVATTLPLIIGGQKGLVEEKDLRIPNMRGIMTARTKALTILEPVDATVNTKAVKFEKPAPKSAVKLVSADNLDELINLLHNEAKVI; this comes from the coding sequence ATGAAAATATTAGTTTGCATCAGTCACGTTCCTGATACTACTTCAAAAATTAACTTTGTCAACGGCGATTCTGAATTTGACACCAATGGTGTACAATATGTAATCAACCCAAATGATGAATTTGGACTAACACGTGCCATTTGGTTTCAAGAACAACAAGGCGCAACAGTTACTGTTGTCAATGTTGGAGGACCAGAAACCGAACCAACTTTAAGAAAAGCATTAGCAATAGGCGCTAACGAAGCCATTCGTGTCAACGCTACTCCTACTGACGGATTTTTTGTAGCCAAACAACTTGCCGAAGTAATTAAAAACGGAGGTTACGATGTAATTATCGCAGGAAAAGAATCTTTAGATTATAATGGTGGAATGGTTCCGGGAATGATAGCCGGAATTTTAGGATACAATTTCCTTAATTCTTGTACAAGTCTGACAGTAGATGGAACAAGCGTTAAAGCAGTTCGTGAGATTGACGGAGGAAAAGAAACTGTGGCTACTACTTTACCATTAATCATTGGTGGACAAAAAGGATTAGTGGAAGAAAAAGACTTGCGTATTCCAAACATGAGAGGAATTATGACTGCAAGAACTAAAGCATTGACAATTCTGGAGCCAGTAGATGCCACTGTAAATACAAAAGCAGTAAAATTTGAAAAACCAGCTCCTAAATCAGCTGTGAAATTAGTTTCTGCTGACAATTTAGATGAATTAATCAATTTATTACACAACGAAGCAAAGGTAATCTAG
- a CDS encoding electron transfer flavoprotein subunit alpha/FixB family protein: protein MSILIYAEYAEGKFKKVAFELASYAKKVAETLGTTVTAVTVNAGDVSELSKYGVDKVLKVNNDKLSGFTAKAYADVIKQAAEKENVKLVLLSSTTDSIYLSSLVAVALEAGYASNVVGLPLSTAPFQVKRTAFSNKAFNITEIDTEVKVLGLAKNSYGIFETPSTLTQEDFNPTIGDNDFGVKVESVEKVSGKVSIADADIVVSAGRGLKGPENWGMVEELATVLGAATACSKPVSDLGWRPHGEHVGQTGKPVATNLYIAIGISGAIQHIAGINSSKVKVVINSDPEAPFFKVADYGIVGDAFEIVPKLIEKFKAFKAQNS from the coding sequence ATGTCAATATTAATATACGCGGAATACGCAGAGGGAAAATTTAAAAAAGTAGCATTCGAATTGGCTTCTTATGCTAAAAAAGTAGCTGAAACTTTAGGTACGACGGTTACTGCTGTAACAGTAAATGCTGGAGATGTTTCAGAATTATCAAAATACGGTGTTGATAAAGTATTAAAAGTAAACAACGACAAACTATCAGGATTTACTGCAAAAGCATACGCTGATGTCATCAAACAGGCTGCTGAAAAAGAAAACGTAAAATTAGTTTTACTATCTTCTACAACAGATAGTATTTATCTTTCTTCACTTGTTGCTGTTGCTCTAGAAGCTGGATATGCCTCAAACGTGGTTGGATTACCACTTTCTACTGCTCCATTTCAGGTAAAAAGAACGGCATTCTCTAACAAAGCATTCAACATCACAGAAATTGACACTGAAGTGAAAGTACTTGGTCTTGCAAAAAACTCTTATGGGATTTTTGAAACTCCTTCTACATTGACTCAAGAAGATTTTAACCCAACTATTGGAGACAATGATTTTGGTGTAAAAGTAGAGTCTGTTGAAAAAGTTTCAGGAAAAGTTTCTATTGCTGATGCTGACATTGTAGTTTCAGCAGGTCGCGGACTTAAAGGTCCTGAAAACTGGGGCATGGTAGAGGAATTAGCTACGGTTCTTGGAGCTGCAACAGCTTGTTCAAAACCGGTTTCTGATTTAGGTTGGAGACCTCACGGAGAACACGTAGGACAAACAGGAAAACCAGTTGCTACTAACTTATATATTGCGATTGGAATTTCGGGAGCAATACAACACATTGCAGGAATAAACTCGTCTAAAGTTAAAGTCGTAATCAACAGTGATCCAGAAGCGCCATTTTTCAAAGTAGCTGACTACGGAATTGTTGGAGATGCTTTTGAAATTGTACCAAAATTAATTGAGAAATTTAAAGCTTTTAAAGCTCAGAATTCCTAA
- a CDS encoding bifunctional nuclease family protein: MSLVKLSIKGISYSQTQNGAYALILNEVDGERKLPIVIGAFEAQSIAIALEKEIKPPRPLTHDLFKNFAERFDIVVKQVIIHKLVDGVFYSSIICERDKIEEIIDARTSDAIALALRFNAPIFTYKNILDKAGIYLKANPLEANKDSQEIDDVLSNPETFGREEESNQSGETYSKHSLQELNELLEQAVSHEDYEKAAKIRDEISKR, from the coding sequence ATGAGCTTAGTTAAATTATCCATAAAAGGAATTTCATACAGTCAAACTCAAAACGGAGCCTACGCTTTGATATTGAATGAAGTTGACGGCGAAAGAAAATTACCTATCGTCATTGGTGCTTTTGAAGCCCAATCAATTGCTATTGCATTAGAAAAAGAAATAAAACCACCACGTCCTCTGACTCATGATCTTTTTAAAAATTTTGCTGAGCGTTTTGATATTGTGGTAAAACAAGTCATTATTCATAAGCTAGTTGATGGTGTTTTTTATTCGAGTATTATTTGCGAAAGGGATAAAATTGAAGAAATTATCGATGCCAGAACATCTGATGCAATTGCTTTAGCACTGCGTTTTAATGCGCCTATTTTTACTTACAAAAACATATTGGATAAAGCAGGAATATACCTCAAAGCAAATCCATTGGAAGCCAATAAAGACTCTCAAGAAATCGATGATGTACTTTCTAATCCAGAAACTTTTGGTCGTGAAGAGGAAAGTAATCAATCCGGAGAGACCTATTCTAAACACAGTTTACAAGAATTAAATGAACTACTAGAACAAGCTGTTTCTCATGAGGATTATGAAAAAGCAGCTAAGATTAGAGACGAAATCTCAAAAAGATAA
- a CDS encoding metal-dependent hydrolase family protein, with translation MKTKFVLILVALFISTVVFSQDYYLHCGKILNTQSGKELSNQTIVVSKNKITKIQDGFVAKTKPEDIEIDLKNKYVLPGLIDLHVHIEGEHDTKSYMSKYLDNEADIAFQAVRCAEITLLAGFTTVRDLGGTGVNISIRNAINKGIVKGPRIYTAGKSIATTGGHADPTNGSNRKLVGDPGPHEGVINSPEEAVKAVRERYKEGADVIKITATGGVLSVAKSGKNPQFTLDEIKAITTTAKDYNMLTAAHAHGDEGMQRAILGGIKTIEHGTFMSEETMELMKKYDAYLVPTLTAGKEVEKNAEITGFYPDIVVPKAREVGPQLKATFAKAYKKGVKIAFGTDAGVFAHGINAKEFGYMVEAGMPALAAIQSATTTNAMLLGIGNEVGQIKENFLADIIAVDENPLNTIKTLEKVVFVMKDGKIYKN, from the coding sequence ATGAAAACAAAATTTGTCCTTATCCTCGTAGCCTTATTTATTTCAACAGTTGTATTCTCGCAAGATTATTATTTACACTGTGGGAAAATTCTAAACACTCAATCTGGCAAAGAATTATCCAACCAAACCATAGTTGTTTCTAAAAATAAAATTACAAAAATACAAGATGGGTTTGTAGCTAAAACAAAACCCGAAGACATTGAAATAGACCTCAAAAACAAATATGTTTTACCAGGTCTTATCGATTTACACGTGCATATTGAAGGAGAGCACGACACCAAAAGTTACATGTCAAAATATTTAGACAATGAGGCTGACATTGCATTTCAAGCAGTTCGTTGTGCAGAAATCACACTTCTGGCTGGATTCACCACCGTACGTGATTTAGGCGGAACAGGTGTTAATATTTCAATAAGAAATGCTATTAATAAAGGAATCGTAAAAGGCCCCAGAATATATACTGCAGGAAAATCTATTGCTACAACAGGTGGACATGCTGACCCAACCAACGGAAGCAATCGAAAACTCGTAGGCGATCCAGGCCCGCATGAAGGGGTAATCAATTCTCCAGAAGAAGCCGTAAAAGCAGTAAGAGAACGTTATAAAGAAGGAGCTGATGTTATTAAAATTACTGCTACAGGTGGAGTTTTAAGCGTTGCTAAAAGTGGTAAAAATCCTCAGTTTACTTTAGACGAAATCAAAGCCATAACCACAACCGCAAAAGATTACAATATGCTTACTGCCGCCCATGCTCACGGAGATGAAGGGATGCAACGAGCCATATTAGGCGGCATAAAAACCATTGAACACGGGACATTTATGAGTGAGGAAACAATGGAATTGATGAAAAAATACGATGCTTATTTAGTTCCCACCTTGACTGCTGGAAAGGAAGTAGAAAAAAACGCAGAAATCACTGGCTTTTATCCTGACATAGTCGTTCCAAAGGCACGAGAAGTTGGCCCACAATTGAAAGCTACTTTTGCAAAAGCATATAAAAAAGGAGTGAAAATTGCTTTTGGAACAGACGCCGGAGTTTTTGCTCATGGAATCAACGCAAAAGAATTTGGCTACATGGTTGAAGCAGGAATGCCTGCGTTAGCCGCGATACAATCAGCGACAACAACAAATGCTATGTTATTAGGCATTGGAAATGAAGTAGGTCAAATCAAAGAAAATTTTTTGGCAGACATTATTGCAGTTGATGAAAACCCTTTGAATACTATCAAAACACTGGAAAAGGTCGTATTTGTAATGAAAGATGGAAAAATATATAAAAACTAA
- a CDS encoding thymidylate synthase, with protein sequence MKQYLDLVQHVMENGCQKGDRTGTGTKSVFGYQMRFDLSEGFPMVTTKKLHLKSIIYELLWFLKGDTNIKYLQENGVKIWDAWADANGDLGPVYGHQWRNWNSEEIDQISELIKELKTNPNSRRMLVSAWNPSVLPDTTKSFDENVANNKAALPPCHAFFQFYVSDGKLSCQLYQRSADIFLGVPFNIASYALLTMMIAQVCDFEPGEFIHTFGDAHIYNNHFEQLQLQLSRDPKPLPKMILNPNIKDIFAFDFEDFTLEGYEPHALIKGSVAV encoded by the coding sequence ATGAAGCAATATTTAGACTTAGTGCAACACGTAATGGAAAACGGTTGTCAAAAAGGAGATCGTACGGGAACAGGAACAAAAAGTGTATTTGGTTACCAAATGCGTTTTGACTTGAGTGAAGGCTTCCCAATGGTTACTACCAAAAAACTTCACCTAAAATCTATTATCTATGAATTACTTTGGTTCTTAAAAGGTGACACAAACATTAAGTACCTACAAGAAAACGGAGTAAAGATTTGGGATGCTTGGGCAGATGCTAATGGCGACTTAGGACCGGTTTACGGCCACCAATGGCGCAATTGGAATAGTGAAGAAATTGACCAAATATCAGAACTTATCAAGGAACTAAAAACCAATCCTAACAGTCGCAGGATGTTGGTTTCGGCATGGAATCCTTCGGTTCTTCCTGACACTACAAAATCATTTGATGAAAATGTAGCTAACAATAAAGCGGCTTTGCCCCCTTGTCACGCTTTCTTTCAGTTTTATGTTTCTGATGGCAAGTTATCGTGTCAATTGTACCAACGAAGCGCTGACATTTTCTTAGGCGTTCCTTTTAATATTGCTTCTTACGCGCTACTCACAATGATGATTGCACAGGTTTGCGATTTTGAGCCAGGGGAATTCATTCACACTTTTGGCGACGCACACATTTACAACAATCATTTTGAACAACTTCAACTGCAATTGTCTCGTGATCCAAAACCATTACCCAAAATGATTTTGAATCCCAATATAAAAGATATCTTCGCATTCGATTTTGAAGATTTCACACTCGAAGGCTATGAACCGCATGCCTTGATAAAAGGTAGTGTTGCGGTATAA
- a CDS encoding isoamylase early set domain-containing protein gives MAIKKQFVKTKPVCKVTFSVAAKEASQASVVGDFNNWSVTEGALIKLKNGTFKGVFDVNKDAAYEFKYVIDGTFVNEPEADSFKWNEFAGNENGVLVV, from the coding sequence ATGGCAATTAAGAAACAGTTCGTTAAAACAAAACCAGTTTGCAAAGTTACTTTTTCGGTAGCTGCAAAAGAGGCAAGTCAAGCTTCCGTTGTTGGAGATTTCAATAATTGGAGTGTTACTGAAGGTGCTTTGATCAAATTAAAAAATGGTACTTTCAAGGGTGTATTCGATGTAAATAAAGATGCAGCCTATGAATTTAAATATGTTATTGATGGTACATTTGTAAACGAGCCAGAAGCGGATTCTTTCAAATGGAATGAGTTTGCAGGAAATGAAAACGGTGTTTTAGTAGTGTAA
- a CDS encoding 2TM domain-containing protein: MEKELHEQYEYARRRIKQKKRLYFHFVLFVLGSLLLFIANKFFEIAADSHWSIWVITIWLFLFILHFIKIFITDRFMNKNWEREQIDRLVALQQKKLDQLQTQVNNDDLK; the protein is encoded by the coding sequence ATGGAAAAAGAATTACACGAACAATACGAATATGCAAGGAGAAGAATTAAACAGAAAAAAAGACTGTATTTCCATTTTGTCCTTTTCGTTTTAGGGAGTTTACTTTTATTTATTGCAAATAAATTTTTCGAAATTGCCGCAGATTCTCACTGGTCAATTTGGGTTATTACTATATGGTTGTTTCTCTTTATTTTACATTTTATAAAAATTTTCATCACGGATCGTTTTATGAATAAAAATTGGGAAAGAGAACAAATAGACCGACTAGTCGCTTTACAACAAAAAAAACTGGATCAATTACAAACACAGGTCAACAACGACGACCTTAAATAA
- a CDS encoding dihydrofolate reductase codes for MIIMIAAVAENNTLGKDNELVWHLPNDFKRFKSLTSGHHIIMGRKTFESFPKPLPNRTHVIITRQKGYQAEGCLVVDSIDKALAICPKDEDNFIIGGGEIYNLALPFTDKIEITRVHRNFEGDAHFPEINETEWEIIDSEFNAKDEKHLYDYSYQTFIRK; via the coding sequence ATGATAATAATGATTGCGGCCGTTGCCGAAAATAATACCCTAGGCAAAGACAATGAACTCGTTTGGCATTTACCAAATGATTTCAAAAGATTCAAATCTCTTACCTCTGGACATCATATTATAATGGGTAGAAAGACATTTGAAAGTTTTCCAAAACCATTACCCAATAGAACTCACGTAATAATCACTAGACAAAAAGGGTATCAAGCTGAAGGATGTCTAGTAGTAGACAGTATTGATAAAGCATTAGCAATTTGTCCCAAGGACGAAGACAACTTTATAATAGGAGGTGGTGAAATTTACAACTTAGCACTTCCTTTTACTGACAAAATAGAAATTACACGTGTACATCGCAACTTTGAAGGTGATGCGCATTTCCCGGAAATAAATGAGACTGAATGGGAAATAATAGACTCAGAATTTAATGCCAAGGACGAAAAACATCTCTACGATTATTCGTATCAGACATTCATTAGAAAATAA
- the ubiE gene encoding bifunctional demethylmenaquinone methyltransferase/2-methoxy-6-polyprenyl-1,4-benzoquinol methylase UbiE, with the protein MSQKITPYKDSALGKKEQVAKMFDTISGNYDNLNRVISFGIDIKWRKKVLQIVSKSSPQVILDIATGTGDLAILMAQTNAKKIIGLDISAGMLEVGVKKIASKNLSNTIEMILADSENMPFEDNYFDAITVAFGVRNFEHLEKGLSEILRVLKPNGVFVILETSVPDKTPYKQGYNFYTKNILPLIGKVFSKDDVAYGYLSESAAAFPYGEALNNILRKIGFIDVVALPQTFGVATIYSASKK; encoded by the coding sequence ATGTCACAAAAAATAACGCCCTATAAAGATTCAGCTCTAGGTAAAAAAGAACAAGTTGCTAAAATGTTTGACACCATTTCTGGAAATTATGACAATTTGAATCGTGTCATTTCTTTTGGTATTGATATAAAATGGCGTAAAAAAGTGCTACAAATAGTTTCAAAATCAAGCCCACAAGTAATTTTAGATATTGCAACGGGAACTGGTGATTTAGCAATTTTGATGGCACAAACTAATGCTAAAAAAATTATTGGACTAGACATCTCTGCTGGAATGCTGGAAGTAGGTGTAAAAAAAATTGCTTCGAAAAATCTTTCTAACACTATTGAAATGATTTTAGCCGACTCAGAAAACATGCCTTTTGAAGACAACTATTTTGACGCCATAACGGTTGCTTTTGGAGTCCGTAATTTTGAACATTTAGAAAAAGGCCTAAGTGAAATTTTAAGAGTTTTAAAACCTAACGGAGTATTTGTTATTTTAGAAACTTCGGTGCCAGACAAAACGCCTTACAAACAAGGGTATAATTTTTACACTAAAAACATTCTTCCATTAATAGGTAAAGTCTTCTCCAAAGATGACGTTGCTTATGGTTATTTATCTGAATCTGCCGCTGCATTTCCTTATGGAGAAGCATTAAACAATATTTTGAGAAAAATTGGGTTTATAGATGTTGTAGCTTTACCACAAACTTTTGGCGTAGCTACTATATACTCTGCTTCTAAAAAATAA
- the porT gene encoding type IX secretion/gliding motility protein PorT/SprT, which yields MRKIIVLLFFAFIIKGYAQKSKNIFSRDPIINLENFQKKRMYYGFYLGFNSYDFKIDYKTVGPDILIKRTTGFNVGIVADLKLQEYIDLRFEPGLYYTKRDLYYPNFTNSFDALREVNSTYIHFPLLVKFSSLRTGNIRPYLVGGLSATLNLSSNSKLIDDNLEQRFRVKAWTTNYELGFGIDLFSEYFIFSPSIRGVFGMNDELIRDKDPNSPWTSNIESLKTRAVFINFTFH from the coding sequence ATGAGAAAAATAATTGTCTTACTATTTTTTGCTTTTATCATAAAAGGATACGCTCAAAAATCTAAAAATATATTTAGTAGAGATCCTATTATTAATTTGGAAAATTTTCAAAAAAAGAGAATGTACTATGGGTTTTATCTTGGATTTAACTCATATGATTTCAAAATTGACTATAAAACGGTAGGACCCGATATTCTTATAAAAAGAACCACTGGATTTAATGTCGGTATTGTTGCTGATTTGAAGCTTCAGGAATATATAGATTTGAGATTTGAACCAGGACTTTACTATACAAAAAGAGACTTGTATTATCCAAATTTCACCAACAGCTTTGATGCGCTGAGGGAAGTAAATAGCACTTACATTCATTTTCCATTATTAGTAAAATTCTCTTCACTTAGAACAGGAAACATTCGCCCCTATTTAGTAGGAGGATTATCCGCAACATTGAACTTATCTAGTAATTCTAAATTAATTGATGACAATTTAGAACAACGTTTTAGAGTAAAAGCATGGACAACTAATTATGAATTGGGTTTTGGAATTGATCTTTTTTCAGAATATTTCATATTTTCTCCTTCCATAAGAGGTGTTTTTGGTATGAATGACGAATTAATCAGAGACAAAGACCCAAATAGTCCTTGGACAAGCAACATAGAATCTTTGAAAACTAGAGCAGTTTTCATCAATTTTACTTTCCACTAA